A window of Pseudophryne corroboree isolate aPseCor3 chromosome 12, aPseCor3.hap2, whole genome shotgun sequence contains these coding sequences:
- the GREM1 gene encoding gremlin-1 codes for MNRLFFSLGPMFLLLGLLVPNIEGNKKVRGSQGAIPPPDKGQPNDSEQGQVQPGGKGRGKGKGHVLVAEEVLESSQEALIVTERQYLKRDWCKTQPLKQTIHEEGCIKRTIVNRFCYGQCNSFYIPRHIRREEGSFQSCSFCKPKKFTSMVVTLNCPELQPPIKKKRITRVKQCRCISIDLD; via the coding sequence ATGAACCGGTTGTTTTTTTCACTGGGACCCATGTTCCTCCTCCTTGGGCTTTTGGTACCAAACATTGAAGGAAATAAAAAGGTTCGTGGATCTCAAGGAGCCATTCCACCTCCTGACAAAGGGCAGCCCAATGACTCTGAACAAGGTCAGGTACAGCCAGGGGGTAAGGGTCGAGGGAAAGGGAAAGGACACGTTCTGGTGGCCGAGGAGGTTCTGGAGTCCAGCCAAGAAGCTCTAATTGTTACTGAGCGGCAGTACCTAAAAAGGGATTGGTGTAAGACACAGCCATTGAAGCAAACCATCCATGAGGAGGGATGTATCAAACGTACAATCGTGAACCGGTTCTGTTATGGGCAGTGTAATTCCTTCTACATTCCTCGACACATCCGCCGTGAAGAGGGATCTTTCCAATCCTGCTCTTTCTGTAAGCCCAAAAAATTTACCAGCATGGTAGTCACACTCAACTGCCCTGAGCTACAGCCACCCATAAAAAAGAAAAGAATCACACGTGTCAAGCAGTGTCGTTGCATCTCTATAGACTTGGACTAA